The Armatimonadota bacterium genomic interval AGGGAGATCTCCAGATCGTAGCGCAGGTCTGCGCCGTCGATGGCCTCCTCCTCCCGCAGTCGGGTGGACGGCCGTGCGCCGCGGCCGAAGAACATGTCAAAGAGGTCGTCGAAGGGGCTGAGCAGGTCGCCGAAGTCGCGGCCGAAGTCCCGCGCCGGCATATCGCTCACCCGGCCGTAGCGGTCGTACTGGGAGCGGCGGTCAGGGTCGCTCAGGACGTAGTAGGCCTCGTTGATCTCCTTGAAGCGCTCGTTGGCCTGGGGGTCGTCCTTGCGCACGTCGGGGTGGTACTCGCGGGCCAGGCGGCGATACGCCTGCTTGACCTCCTCCTGGGAGGCGTCGCGGGAGAGGCCGAGAATTGCGTAGTAGTCTTTCGCCATGGTGATCTGCCGTTGACGCTACCGGCGGACGCACCCCCGGCACTAGGCGCTGAGGAGCGCTAGCTCCTCGCTCAGGTTCTCGGCCAGAAACCGTACCAGCGGCACCGTCCGCTGGTACCGCATCCGCTTGGGCCCCACCACGCCCAGCGTGCCCACGGTGCGCCTGCCGATACGGTAGGTGGCCGCCACCAGGCTGCACTCGCGCATCGTCGGCGAGGGCATCTCGCTGCCGATAGTCACCCAGACGGGCCGTCCGGGTACGGGCCGCAGGATCTCCGCCATCTCCTCCTCCCGGGCCAGCGTGGCCAGGACGGCGGAGACCAGGTCGGGTTGGCGGAACTCCGGCTGCTCCAGGAGGTGCATCGCGCCCTCCACGAAGACCTGCCCCACCGCGGCGCGGCGGATGGCGCGGTCCAGCCAGCGGCGGAGGTAGTCGAAGAGCCGCTGGTAGCGGGCCATCTCCCCTACCAGCGCCTCCAGGCGCTCGCGGGAGATCTCTCCCAGCGTGAGCCCCTCCAGCCGCGCGCTGATCCCGCGCGAGAGGCGGTCCAAAGTCTCTGGTTCGATGGGTTCGGGCAGCTCAATGGGCTGTCCCCGGTACACCCCGGCGTCGGTGACCAGGACCCCGAGGACGCGCTGCGCCTCCAGGGGGACGAAGTGCAGGTGGCGGAAGAGCTGCTCCCGCGCACGCACGGTGACCACCACCGAGGGATAATGCACCTCCTCGGCCAGCGCCCGCGCCGCCCCCTGGATCAGCCGTTCCGCCTCTTCGGCCAGGGAGTGGATCTGGCGCCGCAGCCGCCCCCGTTCCTCTGCGGAGAGCCGCTCCTCGTTCAGCAGGGCGTCCACGTAGTAGCGGTAGGCGCGGTCGGTGGGGATGCGGCCGGCCGAGGTGTGGGGCTGGGTGAGGAAGCCCATCTCCTCCAGTGAGGCCATCTCGTGGCGGACCGTCGCCGAGCTCACCCGCAGGCCGCTGTGCCGCACGACGGCTTCGGAGGCCACCGGTTCGGCGGAGTGGATGTGCTCCTGGATAACCGCGGCGAGAATCCGCTGCTTGCGCGCGTCCAGCACCGGATACGCCTTCATGGCTCGTGCCCCGTCATTAGCACTCTTTTCCGGCGAGTGCTAACGTGCGCTCAGGCTAACATTCGCCCCCAGAGCTGTCAACCGGGCCGTCCCCTGACGCGGATCGGTCCCCGACAAGCATTATAAGCGCCTCCCGCAGGATAAGCGCCTTCCGGAGGAGGGAGTCAGCCCCGGACCCAGGGTGCTCCGGGCGAGGGCATCCGGCGCCACAGCAGGTCCCGCACCGCCCGGATCTCCTCCACGCGCAGGCTCCAGGAGGCGGTGACGTAGACAGCCAGGCCCAGGCTGCCTGCAATCAGGAGGAGCAGTGCGGTGGAGGCCGCCCCCGTGGCCAGCCGCCCCGTCGCTCCCAGCGTCACGGCCACAGCGCTCACCCCGGCCAGCGCCGCCGCGGCCGCGGCCCGCGTGACGGCACCCAGCGTGCGCCGGCCCTCGAAGCCCCCCAGGCGGCGACGCAGCAGCCACAGGAGCAGCGCCACGTTGGTGAGGTTGACGGTGGAGGTGGCCAGGGCGATGCCCGCCGCGCCCAGGGGCCGCATGAGCACGGGCGCCAGAATAGCATTGAGGATCACCATCCCCCCACCCACCTTCACCGGCGTGGCCATATCCTGCAGGGCGTAGAACGCCCTCGTGACGATGTAGTACGCCGCCACGGCGGCCAGCCCCAGGGTGTAGGCGCGCAGGGCGGAGGCCACCGCCGCGGTCGCCTCCGGCCTGAACTCCCCCCGCTGGAAGAGCAGGCGCACCAGGGGCTCGGCCAGCACCAGCAGCAGGGCCACCACGGGCAGGATGAGCACCAGGACCATGCGCAGGCCGAAACCTGTGGTCGCCCGCAGCCCGTAGCGGTCCCCGGCCGCCGCCTTCCGGGCTAAGGTGGGAAAGACAGCCGTAGCCAGGGAGATGGCGACGATGCCCACCGGGGCCTGCATCACCTCGTAGGCGTAGTCCAGCACGGCCACGGCATTCCCTCCCGGTCCGGCGGGCAAAAATGAGGCGAAGAAACGGGAGACGTAGGCGTTGATCTCCAGCACCGCCAGCCCCAGCATCGCCGGGAAGGCCAGCCGCCCGAACCGCCCCACCGCGGGATGCCGCAGCTCCAGCCGCGGCAGGTAGCGGAACCCTGCGCGCCGCATGGCGGGCCACTGCACCAGGAACTGCGCCGCGGTCCCCCCCACCCAGGCCAGCGCCATCCCGCGGATGCCGATGCGCGGCCCCAGCCACAGCGTGCCGCCGATGATCACCAGGTTGAAGACCAGCGGCGCCAGCGCCGGCGCGGTGAAGCGCTGGTGGGCCTGGAGGAAACCGGTGGCGTAGACCGCCAGGGCCAGGAAAAGCATGGCCACGAAGATGATGCGGGTGAGGTGGACCGCCAGGGGCAGCAGGCCGGGATGCGCCTCGAATCCCGGTGCCGCCACCTGGACCAGCAGCGGCGCTGCCACCTCTCCCAGCAACACCATGCCCGTACCCAGCAGCAGGACCAGGTTGAAAAGTATGGCCGCCGCCCGCGCGGTTTCCGCCCGGTCGCCCCGGGTCAGGTACTCGGTGATGGTAGGGATGAAGACAATGCTCAGCGTCCCGCCCAGCAGCAGCCGCTGGAAGAAGAACGGCAGGTAGTAACCGATGACGTAGGCGGCCTTCTCGTTGGAGGCACCAAACAGCGCCGCGGCCACAACCTCCCGCACCAGTCCCAGGAACCGGCTGGCCACGGTGGCCGCCGCCATGAGGGTGGCGGCGTGGGCGAGCCGGCGGGCGGTAACAGGTGCGTCCATGGGGCTCACTGCCTCCGGCGGGGCCTGCGCGCGGGTCGGGTGGCTGCTGGCGCCGCATCTGCGCCCGATGGTAGAATTACGGTCCGCATAGCGCCGGCGTCTTTCGCCGGGAGACGAGGTGCACGATGGCCAAGCGCAGCAAGTCGGGATTGAAGCGGCTGCGGCAGTCGCAGCGGCGGCGCCTGCGCAACCAGGCCGTCCGCTCGCGGGTGCGCACGCTGACGAAGCGGGCGGCCGCAGGCGGCGATGCGGAGCTGCTGGCGGCGGTGGCGGCGCTGGACAAAGCGGCGGCCAAGGGGATCATCCACAAGAATACGGCGGCACGGAAGAAGTCGCGGCTAATGCGCCGCTTCCGCCGGGCCGCTGCAGGCGCGCCGTAGCCGCGCGCGGGCGGGTGCCCTGCACGGTCACCGGGTATCCTTGCCAGCGGGGTGCGCGGGCGCCCGGCACAACCCCACCACCAGCATCTCCAGGGCCAGCTCCGGGCGGCCGGTGGACTTGATGGCCCTGTCGGCATCCTCCAGCTGGACAAAGATCTGCGCAAAGTCCTCCGCCCGGTAGTGGCGCGCCGCGGCCAGCAGCTTCCGGGCCGCGTAGGGGTGCACGTTGATGGCTTCAGCCAGCTCGGTCTCGCTGCGCGCGCCTGCGGCCACCGCGCGGGC includes:
- the murJ gene encoding murein biosynthesis integral membrane protein MurJ, with protein sequence MDAPVTARRLAHAATLMAAATVASRFLGLVREVVAAALFGASNEKAAYVIGYYLPFFFQRLLLGGTLSIVFIPTITEYLTRGDRAETARAAAILFNLVLLLGTGMVLLGEVAAPLLVQVAAPGFEAHPGLLPLAVHLTRIIFVAMLFLALAVYATGFLQAHQRFTAPALAPLVFNLVIIGGTLWLGPRIGIRGMALAWVGGTAAQFLVQWPAMRRAGFRYLPRLELRHPAVGRFGRLAFPAMLGLAVLEINAYVSRFFASFLPAGPGGNAVAVLDYAYEVMQAPVGIVAISLATAVFPTLARKAAAGDRYGLRATTGFGLRMVLVLILPVVALLLVLAEPLVRLLFQRGEFRPEATAAVASALRAYTLGLAAVAAYYIVTRAFYALQDMATPVKVGGGMVILNAILAPVLMRPLGAAGIALATSTVNLTNVALLLWLLRRRLGGFEGRRTLGAVTRAAAAAALAGVSAVAVTLGATGRLATGAASTALLLLIAGSLGLAVYVTASWSLRVEEIRAVRDLLWRRMPSPGAPWVRG
- the hrcA gene encoding heat-inducible transcriptional repressor HrcA, whose product is MKAYPVLDARKQRILAAVIQEHIHSAEPVASEAVVRHSGLRVSSATVRHEMASLEEMGFLTQPHTSAGRIPTDRAYRYYVDALLNEERLSAEERGRLRRQIHSLAEEAERLIQGAARALAEEVHYPSVVVTVRAREQLFRHLHFVPLEAQRVLGVLVTDAGVYRGQPIELPEPIEPETLDRLSRGISARLEGLTLGEISRERLEALVGEMARYQRLFDYLRRWLDRAIRRAAVGQVFVEGAMHLLEQPEFRQPDLVSAVLATLAREEEMAEILRPVPGRPVWVTIGSEMPSPTMRECSLVAATYRIGRRTVGTLGVVGPKRMRYQRTVPLVRFLAENLSEELALLSA
- the rpsT gene encoding 30S ribosomal protein S20 — translated: MAKRSKSGLKRLRQSQRRRLRNQAVRSRVRTLTKRAAAGGDAELLAAVAALDKAAAKGIIHKNTAARKKSRLMRRFRRAAAGAP